Proteins from one Planctomyces sp. SH-PL62 genomic window:
- a CDS encoding aminotransferase class V-fold PLP-dependent enzyme, which yields MGLHDVERDERMVDAAVSGRGARLDVERVRGDFPPLGEELRPGVPLRYFDSASTALKPRSVIEAVRECMAGYPANVHRGLHALSERATEAFEEARMKVARYLGVEDSAQVIFTRGTTEAINLAARSWGRLALRPGDAIVVSELEHHANLVPWQLIARETGAELRYVELTDDMEYDLDAFDRLFDDGRVRMVATTGMSNVTGVRPPVEEIVRRSRERGARVLIDAAQSLAHERLDVTSLGVDFAAFSAHKVFGPTGVGVLYGKREHLEAMEPVLGGGNMVLRVERHRAVWNELPDKFEAGTPAIAEAIGLGAAIDYLETLDHEAVARHERTLIEHAHKVLGAVEGMRILGPAAIGGKGPIVGFTLEGTHPHDLSQLLDRSGVAIRAGHHCAMPLHARLGIPASARASFALYNTTEEIDHLAVALGSIKTLLRRR from the coding sequence ATGGGTCTGCACGACGTCGAGAGGGATGAGCGGATGGTGGACGCGGCCGTATCGGGACGGGGTGCGAGGCTGGATGTGGAGCGAGTGCGGGGGGACTTCCCGCCGCTGGGCGAGGAGTTGCGCCCGGGCGTTCCCCTGCGGTACTTCGATTCGGCGTCGACCGCGCTCAAGCCTCGATCGGTGATCGAGGCCGTCCGAGAGTGCATGGCGGGCTACCCGGCGAACGTCCACCGCGGCCTCCACGCCCTCAGCGAGCGGGCCACCGAGGCGTTCGAGGAAGCCCGGATGAAGGTCGCGCGGTATCTCGGCGTGGAGGATTCCGCCCAGGTGATCTTCACCCGGGGGACGACCGAGGCGATCAACCTCGCAGCGAGATCCTGGGGCCGGCTGGCCCTTCGGCCGGGCGACGCGATCGTGGTCAGCGAGCTGGAACACCACGCGAACCTCGTCCCCTGGCAGTTGATCGCGCGCGAGACCGGTGCCGAGCTGCGCTACGTCGAGCTGACCGACGACATGGAGTACGACCTCGACGCGTTCGACCGCCTGTTCGACGACGGCCGGGTCCGCATGGTCGCGACGACGGGTATGTCGAACGTGACCGGCGTCCGCCCCCCGGTCGAGGAGATCGTCCGTCGCTCTCGCGAGCGGGGCGCTCGGGTGCTGATCGACGCGGCGCAAAGCCTGGCGCATGAACGCCTCGACGTGACCTCCCTCGGCGTGGACTTCGCGGCGTTCTCCGCCCACAAGGTCTTCGGCCCGACCGGCGTGGGCGTCCTCTACGGCAAGCGCGAGCACCTGGAGGCCATGGAGCCGGTCCTCGGCGGCGGCAACATGGTGCTGCGCGTCGAGCGCCATCGGGCGGTCTGGAACGAGCTGCCCGACAAGTTCGAGGCCGGCACGCCCGCCATCGCCGAGGCGATCGGCCTGGGAGCGGCGATCGATTACCTCGAAACGCTGGACCATGAGGCCGTCGCGCGGCACGAGCGAACCTTGATCGAGCATGCGCACAAGGTTCTGGGTGCGGTCGAGGGGATGCGGATCCTGGGACCCGCGGCGATCGGGGGGAAGGGGCCGATCGTCGGTTTCACGCTGGAGGGGACGCATCCCCACGACCTCTCGCAACTGCTGGATCGATCGGGAGTCGCGATCCGGGCCGGGCACCACTGCGCCATGCCGTTGCACGCCCGACTGGGGATTCCGGCCTCCGCGCGGGCCAGCTTCGCCCTGTACAATACAACCGAAGAGATCGACCACCTCGCCGTCGCTTTAGGGTCGATCAAGACGCTGCTCCGCCGTCGCTAG
- a CDS encoding molecular chaperone produces MCDQCRCDADTFDTLRERIYDFLAAILTHPDLGTWGRVTNPSEQARDVAAVDVLRSAASPASGKPSEPLETDDLDLRPLMVELCQPLGRLRADYDRFFVKSRRISHSALEMDHKSAWLRRRPDRSIDELSREYDAAGLPAREDSPSRCDHVARELGFMAWLIAQSRFQRRVACLGAGRGDEVRGCDLAQRDFFGHHLAGWLPELAAQLRDYEGGGCLEQLGRFLAAWIVLERRYLDAEPRFVGVTPSPRGTKAAGSRKGRPEPVSV; encoded by the coding sequence ATGTGCGACCAATGCCGTTGCGACGCCGACACTTTCGACACCTTGCGCGAGCGGATCTACGACTTTCTGGCGGCCATCCTCACGCATCCCGACCTTGGGACGTGGGGGCGGGTGACGAATCCGTCCGAGCAGGCGCGGGACGTGGCGGCGGTCGACGTGCTGCGTTCGGCGGCGTCGCCGGCTTCGGGCAAGCCTTCGGAGCCCCTGGAAACCGATGATCTGGACCTGCGGCCGCTGATGGTCGAACTGTGCCAGCCGCTGGGTCGTCTGAGGGCGGACTACGACCGCTTCTTCGTGAAGTCACGGCGGATTTCGCACTCGGCGTTGGAGATGGACCATAAGAGCGCGTGGCTGCGTCGCCGTCCCGACCGGAGCATCGACGAGCTGTCACGGGAATACGACGCCGCCGGGCTCCCCGCACGCGAAGACTCGCCGTCGCGGTGCGACCACGTGGCGAGGGAGCTGGGGTTCATGGCCTGGCTGATCGCCCAGTCGCGATTTCAGCGGCGGGTCGCCTGCCTGGGCGCGGGGCGGGGGGACGAGGTCCGCGGTTGTGACCTTGCCCAACGCGACTTCTTCGGCCATCATCTGGCGGGGTGGCTCCCCGAGCTCGCGGCGCAGTTGCGCGATTACGAGGGCGGGGGGTGCCTGGAGCAGCTCGGGCGGTTCCTGGCCGCCTGGATCGTCCTGGAGCGGCGATACCTGGACGCCGAACCGCGCTTCGTCGGCGTGACCCCGTCGCCCCGTGGGACGAAAGCCGCCGGAAGCCGAAAAGGACGGCCGGAGCCGGTCTCCGTTTGA
- a CDS encoding acyl-CoA dehydrogenase family protein, which produces MDFGYSTEQRKWYDAAVTFAREQLVDPESLDRDRRGEFWREGYERCARFGAAGLPVPREFGGQGEEIETTVAAMEGLGYACPDTGLLFSLNASLWTITMPILVFGDEAQKRRYLPPLCDGRSFGANGASEPEAGSDIFSMKTRAERKGDGWVLNGRKVWITGGPVADVFLVFATTDPTKGVLGITAFLIDRDAPGFKVVREIDKLGMRTAPMGELVFEDCELPAEALLGREGRGSRIFNQALEWERGAILASVVGTMQRQVDRCVQRARQRKQFGQSIGKFQSVSNRIVDMMTRLETSRYMVYRYAWLKKQGKDATIAASMAKLHVSECFAQNSLDAVRIFGAQGYTIEEGLERDVRDSTGGVLFSGTNDIQRNIIAQHLRI; this is translated from the coding sequence ATGGACTTCGGATACTCGACTGAGCAGCGGAAGTGGTATGACGCGGCCGTCACGTTCGCCCGCGAGCAACTCGTCGACCCCGAGAGCCTCGACCGCGATCGCCGCGGCGAGTTCTGGCGTGAAGGCTACGAGCGCTGCGCCCGGTTCGGCGCCGCCGGACTCCCCGTCCCCCGCGAATTCGGCGGCCAGGGCGAGGAGATCGAGACCACCGTCGCCGCCATGGAGGGCCTCGGCTACGCCTGCCCCGACACCGGCCTCCTCTTCTCGCTCAACGCCTCGCTCTGGACGATCACGATGCCGATCCTCGTGTTCGGCGACGAGGCCCAGAAGCGCCGGTATCTCCCCCCCCTCTGCGACGGCCGCTCCTTCGGCGCCAACGGCGCCAGCGAGCCCGAGGCCGGCTCCGACATCTTCAGCATGAAGACCCGGGCCGAGCGCAAGGGGGACGGCTGGGTCCTCAACGGCCGCAAGGTCTGGATCACCGGCGGGCCCGTCGCCGACGTCTTCCTCGTCTTCGCCACCACCGACCCGACCAAGGGGGTGCTCGGGATCACCGCCTTCCTCATCGACCGCGACGCGCCCGGCTTCAAGGTCGTCCGCGAGATCGACAAGCTCGGCATGCGCACCGCCCCGATGGGCGAGCTGGTCTTCGAGGACTGCGAGCTTCCCGCGGAGGCCCTCCTGGGCCGCGAGGGGCGAGGCTCGCGGATCTTCAACCAGGCCCTGGAATGGGAGCGAGGGGCGATCCTCGCCAGCGTCGTCGGCACGATGCAGCGGCAGGTCGACCGCTGCGTCCAGCGGGCCCGCCAGCGCAAGCAGTTCGGCCAGTCGATCGGCAAGTTCCAGTCGGTGTCGAACCGGATCGTCGACATGATGACCCGGCTCGAGACCAGCCGGTACATGGTCTACCGCTACGCCTGGCTGAAGAAGCAGGGCAAGGACGCGACCATCGCCGCCTCGATGGCCAAGCTCCACGTCTCGGAGTGCTTCGCCCAGAACAGCCTCGACGCCGTGCGCATCTTCGGCGCCCAGGGGTATACGATCGAGGAGGGCCTCGAACGCGACGTCCGCGACAGCACCGGCGGCGTCCTCTTCTCCGGTACCAACGACATCCAGCGCAACATCATCGCCCAGCACCTCCGCATCTGA
- a CDS encoding DUF4279 domain-containing protein: MDDEYPTCARTYATLCIHPNGIDPVEITRRLGLDPSSWQRRGALSSRTDGGPPRLATIDGWFLATKDRVDSRDSRDSRRHRDWLLDHLEAKDDVARRLQELGCRMCVWCYWLSQEGQGGPILPAAQMRSLADLNLELRFDFYGPIEDDLDLAES; encoded by the coding sequence ATGGACGACGAATATCCGACGTGCGCCCGGACCTACGCAACGCTCTGCATTCATCCCAACGGAATCGACCCGGTCGAGATCACCCGACGCCTCGGCCTTGATCCCTCAAGCTGGCAACGCCGCGGCGCACTCTCAAGCCGGACCGACGGCGGGCCGCCGAGGCTCGCGACCATCGACGGTTGGTTCCTCGCGACGAAGGACCGCGTCGACTCGCGCGATTCGCGCGATTCGCGTCGCCACCGGGACTGGCTCCTCGACCACCTGGAGGCGAAGGACGACGTGGCCCGCCGACTCCAGGAGTTGGGATGCCGGATGTGCGTCTGGTGCTACTGGCTCTCTCAAGAAGGGCAAGGCGGCCCGATCCTCCCCGCGGCCCAGATGAGGAGCCTGGCCGATCTCAATCTCGAGTTGAGGTTCGATTTCTACGGGCCCATCGAGGATGACCTCGACCTGGCGGAGTCCTGA
- a CDS encoding DUF6882 domain-containing protein, with product MDENPEFGELMDTSLEELRLKTQAHKEAWGFGGFDRWAMDIRQGDLIFKNEDGLTATCPAQAVGSYNSEDGSWMWAWANASLPEAFKQDVLKVKQYGEEHGIEFLVEPQLEIGEEKGAWELTALATKLGDAQGAYCCPLGGTSLFVTFGEVRLSKAATP from the coding sequence ATGGATGAGAACCCGGAATTTGGCGAGCTGATGGATACCAGCCTTGAGGAGCTTCGCCTGAAAACCCAGGCTCACAAGGAAGCCTGGGGGTTCGGCGGTTTCGACCGCTGGGCCATGGACATCCGTCAGGGCGACCTGATTTTCAAGAACGAAGACGGTCTCACGGCCACCTGCCCGGCTCAGGCCGTCGGCTCTTACAACAGCGAGGACGGTTCCTGGATGTGGGCCTGGGCCAACGCGTCCCTCCCCGAGGCCTTCAAGCAGGACGTGCTGAAGGTGAAGCAATACGGGGAGGAGCACGGCATCGAATTCCTCGTCGAGCCTCAGCTTGAGATCGGCGAGGAGAAGGGGGCCTGGGAGTTGACGGCCCTCGCCACCAAACTCGGCGACGCCCAGGGCGCGTACTGCTGCCCGCTGGGGGGAACCTCGCTGTTCGTAACCTTCGGTGAGGTCCGATTGTCGAAGGCTGCGACCCCCTGA
- a CDS encoding tyrosine-type recombinase/integrase produces the protein MSRPYYDRLHRKWLIKTKDQTTGKWKSITLATNEPAPAAPDEVPEHVLAKAAAYQPTKITPPTIAPVVQSLNPTQTQIDLDKRLTRYVTAQCRTLRPKSQDKLLYVVGRFRSYCRDNGLRWLHEVRAATVKDFAEMSFGDCQEQTTKAYLSLLGHLFSEAIDMDEYTGRNPIRAVCKHLKGTDTTDSPKVFTATERADFLAEIRRRIDRPAGARGKLPQWVEDAVLVMLNTGLRVNAAIHAEFSWFDPTGNGKTTVPKDWSKSGKRYSTLYNPTVRTIVARRRQELGSEAVRVFPEIKGGAWLYSRLHYVVKGLVKAGEFTADKGHYNHILRHTFITEVLRVGVPLLYASKMSGHTTVACTQRYDHTTEDDAIAAGVEKAFALC, from the coding sequence ATGTCCCGCCCCTATTACGACCGACTGCACCGCAAGTGGCTGATTAAGACCAAGGACCAGACGACCGGCAAGTGGAAGTCGATCACGCTGGCCACGAACGAACCGGCCCCCGCCGCCCCCGACGAAGTTCCTGAGCACGTCCTAGCCAAAGCCGCCGCCTACCAGCCTACCAAGATCACGCCCCCGACGATCGCCCCGGTGGTTCAGAGTCTAAATCCGACTCAGACTCAGATCGACCTGGATAAGCGGCTGACCCGCTACGTGACCGCCCAGTGCCGCACGCTCCGGCCCAAATCCCAGGACAAGCTCTTGTACGTCGTGGGGCGGTTCCGGTCCTACTGCCGGGACAACGGCCTCCGATGGCTGCATGAGGTCCGTGCGGCCACCGTCAAGGACTTCGCCGAGATGTCGTTCGGCGACTGCCAGGAACAGACCACCAAGGCGTATTTGTCCTTGCTGGGGCATCTTTTCTCCGAAGCGATCGACATGGATGAGTACACGGGCCGAAACCCGATCCGAGCGGTGTGCAAACACCTCAAGGGGACCGACACCACCGACTCGCCGAAGGTCTTTACCGCAACGGAGCGGGCCGACTTCCTAGCCGAGATCCGCCGCCGGATCGACCGTCCCGCCGGTGCTCGGGGCAAGTTGCCCCAGTGGGTCGAAGACGCCGTGCTCGTGATGTTGAACACCGGGCTGCGGGTCAACGCCGCCATCCACGCCGAGTTCTCGTGGTTCGACCCGACAGGCAACGGCAAGACGACCGTGCCGAAGGACTGGAGCAAGAGCGGCAAGCGGTACAGCACGCTTTACAACCCGACCGTCCGTACCATCGTGGCACGCCGCCGCCAAGAACTCGGCTCCGAAGCCGTCAGGGTGTTCCCGGAGATCAAGGGCGGGGCTTGGCTGTACTCCCGTCTCCACTACGTGGTCAAGGGTCTCGTCAAGGCGGGGGAGTTCACGGCCGACAAGGGCCACTACAACCACATCCTCCGACACACGTTCATCACGGAAGTCCTTCGGGTCGGCGTGCCGCTCTTGTACGCCTCCAAGATGTCCGGGCATACGACGGTCGCCTGCACCCAGAGGTACGACCACACGACCGAAGACGATGCCATCGCCGCTGGCGTCGAGAAGGCATTCGCCCTCTGCTGA
- the rpsI gene encoding 30S ribosomal protein S9 produces the protein MSATATAPKTYTWGTGRRKTAVARVRIAEGTGQFIVNGLDAREYFPLEVQQTDIRAPLKATEMTERVDVWVNVVGSGKPSQSGAVVQGLARALKEFRSDLDEALRAGNYLTRDARMVERKKYGHKKARKSFQFSKR, from the coding sequence ATGTCCGCGACCGCGACTGCACCGAAAACGTATACCTGGGGCACCGGCCGGCGCAAGACCGCGGTCGCCCGGGTTCGCATCGCCGAAGGCACCGGCCAGTTCATCGTCAACGGCCTCGACGCCCGCGAGTACTTCCCGCTCGAGGTCCAGCAGACCGACATCCGCGCCCCCCTCAAGGCGACCGAGATGACCGAGCGCGTCGACGTCTGGGTCAACGTCGTCGGCAGCGGCAAGCCCAGCCAGTCGGGAGCCGTCGTCCAGGGCCTCGCCCGCGCCCTCAAGGAGTTCCGCAGCGACCTCGACGAGGCCCTTCGCGCCGGCAACTACCTCACCCGCGACGCCCGTATGGTCGAGCGTAAGAAGTACGGCCACAAGAAGGCCCGCAAGAGCTTCCAGTTCTCCAAGCGCTGA
- the rplM gene encoding 50S ribosomal protein L13 produces MKCYQAKTGELTRQWFTIDAEGQVVGRLAAQIAPILMGKHRPTYTPHIDTGDYVIVTNVEKVVFTGDKWRQKTYQRYSGHPGGQREEAAWKLLERRPERILELAIQRMMPKSKLGRHMMDKLKLYVGPNHPHQAQTPAPLEAYSGRPAPAGALVAPPAVEKASHKPAPVEAPASEAASTETAE; encoded by the coding sequence ATGAAGTGTTACCAAGCGAAGACCGGCGAGCTGACGCGCCAGTGGTTCACGATCGACGCGGAAGGCCAGGTCGTCGGCCGGCTCGCCGCCCAGATCGCTCCCATCCTCATGGGTAAGCATCGCCCCACCTACACCCCCCACATCGACACCGGCGACTACGTCATCGTCACCAACGTCGAGAAGGTCGTGTTCACGGGCGACAAGTGGCGGCAGAAGACCTACCAGAGGTACTCCGGCCATCCCGGCGGCCAGCGCGAAGAAGCCGCCTGGAAGCTGCTCGAACGTCGTCCCGAGCGCATCCTTGAGCTGGCCATCCAACGGATGATGCCCAAGAGCAAGCTCGGCCGGCACATGATGGACAAGCTCAAGCTCTACGTCGGCCCGAATCACCCGCACCAGGCCCAGACCCCGGCCCCCCTGGAGGCCTACTCCGGCCGCCCGGCCCCCGCCGGCGCCCTGGTCGCCCCCCCGGCGGTCGAGAAGGCGAGCCACAAGCCCGCCCCGGTCGAAGCCCCCGCCTCCGAGGCCGCCTCGACCGAAACGGCCGAGTGA
- the alaS gene encoding alanine--tRNA ligase produces the protein MKTDDLREAFLDFFASKGCVRKPSDVLAPNDPTVLFTPAGMNQFKREFMGLGDPGLKRAATCQKCIRTGDIENVGKTPRHMTFFEMLGNFSFGDYFKREAIHWAWEFLTKRLAIDPNRLTFTVYQDDDEAFDIWNKEVGVAADRIKRMGEDDNFWPAGAPTHGPNGVCGPCSEIFYHGDGVEEVEIWNLVFTQFNRVGPGQLEPLPNKNIDTGMGLERAAAALQGGKSNFEIDLFVPIVAAAADALGVDYAKVKDTLDGVRIRRASDHARTLTFCLHENIRPGAEKQGYVVRRLLRRAVLDAYQMGRREPFLYTLAPVVAEAMKGGYPELVDSVPRIQHAIRDEEERFLRNLENGMSLLSDTFRKTRAAGSDVISGADAFDLHSTYGIPVEVTESLAADQNLRVDEKGFEAARARFAAVSRGTAEAADVFAVGPLDSLKEAYHKGSAFLGYTATEAKAKVIAVLEQGRLADSAEASSGGPPIAVVLDETPFYGESGGQVGDVGVIKGAGFTFQVEDTKKENDFFLHLGRVVEGRLDVGAEAVATVDADRRQAIRRAHSATHLLHNALHTHLGKHAQQAGSKVEPDRLRFDFANPEAVGKERLQAIEKTVNDLVMTAAPVQWSLMPIAEAKSLGATALFGEKYPEIVRVVQMGDFSRELCGGTHLDSVGQVGLFKILGEESVAAGTRRIIALTGKAALDFVHQEEEALGNVAASLRVPAAQVNDRLAALLEEIKALKKQAAQRKPEAGPKATVDDLLAAARTAGDAAVVLAAVADATADELRVLADGLRRKREKGLAVLLASAGEGKVQLVAAFSKDLVDQGRHAGQWLKKVAPAVGGGGGGRPDLAQAGGKDPAKIPDALELAWTVIHGELGGN, from the coding sequence ATGAAAACCGACGACCTCCGTGAAGCCTTCCTCGACTTCTTCGCCTCCAAGGGCTGCGTCCGCAAGCCGAGCGACGTGCTGGCGCCGAACGACCCGACGGTCCTCTTCACGCCGGCGGGGATGAACCAGTTCAAGCGCGAGTTCATGGGCCTGGGAGATCCCGGCCTCAAACGCGCGGCCACCTGCCAGAAGTGCATCCGCACCGGCGACATCGAGAACGTCGGCAAGACCCCTCGCCACATGACGTTCTTCGAGATGCTCGGGAACTTCAGCTTCGGCGACTACTTCAAGCGCGAGGCGATCCACTGGGCCTGGGAGTTCCTCACCAAGCGGCTCGCCATCGACCCGAACCGCCTGACGTTCACCGTCTACCAGGACGACGACGAGGCGTTCGACATCTGGAACAAGGAAGTGGGGGTCGCGGCCGACCGGATCAAGCGGATGGGCGAGGACGACAACTTCTGGCCCGCCGGAGCCCCGACCCACGGCCCCAACGGCGTCTGCGGCCCCTGTTCCGAGATCTTCTACCACGGCGACGGCGTCGAGGAAGTCGAGATCTGGAACCTCGTGTTCACCCAGTTCAACCGCGTCGGTCCCGGCCAGCTCGAACCGCTGCCGAACAAGAACATCGACACCGGCATGGGCCTTGAACGGGCCGCGGCGGCCCTCCAGGGGGGCAAGTCGAACTTCGAGATCGACCTGTTCGTCCCTATCGTCGCCGCCGCGGCCGACGCCTTGGGCGTCGACTACGCCAAGGTCAAGGACACGCTCGACGGCGTCCGCATCCGCCGCGCCAGCGACCACGCCCGGACCCTGACCTTCTGCCTCCACGAGAACATCCGCCCCGGCGCCGAGAAGCAGGGCTACGTCGTCCGCCGCCTCCTCCGCCGCGCCGTGCTCGACGCCTACCAGATGGGCCGCCGCGAACCGTTCCTCTACACCCTCGCCCCGGTCGTCGCCGAGGCCATGAAGGGGGGCTACCCCGAACTGGTCGACAGCGTCCCGCGGATCCAGCACGCCATCCGGGACGAGGAGGAACGCTTCCTCCGCAACCTGGAGAACGGGATGTCGCTTCTGAGCGACACCTTCCGCAAGACCAGGGCGGCCGGCTCTGACGTAATTTCCGGCGCGGACGCATTCGATCTGCATTCGACCTACGGCATCCCCGTCGAGGTCACCGAGAGCCTCGCCGCCGACCAGAACCTCCGGGTCGACGAGAAGGGCTTCGAAGCCGCCCGCGCCCGGTTCGCCGCCGTCTCGCGCGGGACCGCCGAGGCCGCCGACGTCTTCGCGGTCGGACCGCTCGACTCGCTCAAGGAGGCCTACCACAAGGGGAGCGCGTTCCTGGGCTACACCGCCACCGAGGCCAAGGCCAAGGTCATCGCCGTCCTGGAGCAGGGAAGGCTCGCCGACTCGGCCGAGGCGTCGTCGGGCGGCCCGCCGATCGCGGTCGTGCTGGACGAGACCCCGTTCTACGGCGAGTCCGGCGGTCAGGTGGGCGACGTCGGCGTGATCAAGGGGGCGGGCTTCACCTTCCAGGTCGAGGATACGAAGAAGGAAAACGACTTCTTCCTGCACCTGGGCCGCGTGGTCGAGGGCCGGCTCGACGTCGGCGCCGAGGCCGTCGCCACGGTCGACGCCGACCGCCGGCAGGCCATCCGTCGCGCCCACTCGGCGACCCACCTGCTGCACAACGCCCTGCACACGCACCTGGGCAAGCACGCCCAGCAGGCCGGCAGCAAGGTCGAGCCCGACCGGCTCCGGTTCGACTTCGCCAACCCCGAGGCCGTCGGCAAGGAGCGGCTCCAGGCGATCGAGAAGACGGTCAACGACCTGGTCATGACCGCCGCCCCGGTGCAGTGGAGCCTCATGCCGATCGCCGAGGCCAAGTCCCTGGGGGCGACGGCCCTTTTCGGCGAGAAGTACCCGGAGATCGTCCGCGTCGTCCAGATGGGCGATTTCTCCCGCGAACTCTGCGGCGGCACCCACCTGGACAGCGTGGGACAGGTCGGCCTGTTCAAGATCCTGGGCGAGGAGTCGGTCGCCGCCGGCACCCGCCGGATCATCGCCCTGACGGGCAAGGCCGCCCTCGACTTCGTGCACCAGGAAGAGGAGGCGCTCGGCAACGTGGCGGCCAGCCTCCGCGTCCCCGCCGCCCAGGTGAACGACCGCCTCGCGGCGCTCCTGGAAGAGATCAAGGCCCTCAAAAAGCAGGCCGCCCAGCGCAAGCCCGAGGCCGGGCCGAAGGCGACGGTCGACGACCTGCTCGCCGCGGCCCGCACCGCCGGCGACGCCGCCGTGGTCCTCGCCGCCGTCGCCGACGCCACGGCCGACGAGCTGCGCGTGCTGGCCGACGGCCTCCGCCGCAAGCGCGAGAAGGGGCTGGCCGTGCTGCTGGCCTCGGCGGGCGAAGGGAAAGTCCAACTCGTCGCCGCCTTCTCCAAGGACCTCGTCGATCAGGGCAGGCACGCCGGCCAGTGGCTCAAGAAGGTGGCTCCGGCCGTCGGCGGCGGCGGCGGCGGCCGCCCCGACCTCGCCCAGGCCGGCGGCAAGGACCCCGCCAAGATCCCCGACGCCCTCGAACTGGCCTGGACCGTGATCCACGGGGAACTGGGCGGGAACTGA
- a CDS encoding carboxymuconolactone decarboxylase family protein, whose amino-acid sequence MAHISLPDGVPGIRGLMAAYPEAQKPLCDLAEALLRGPSSLTSGEREMIAAYVSAGNQCGYCCESHAAAARAHLGDQAGIVDQVLAEGVSAPVSPKLKALFVIAEKVRRDGKLVMDRDVELARAEGADDKAIHDTVLIAAAFCMFNRYVEGLGTSASRDPADYVEGGKRLAEQGYHALDYAQVRGDWTRPA is encoded by the coding sequence TTGGCCCACATCTCGCTCCCTGACGGCGTCCCCGGGATCCGTGGCCTTATGGCCGCCTATCCTGAGGCGCAGAAGCCCCTGTGCGACCTCGCTGAAGCCCTTCTCAGGGGGCCGTCGTCGCTCACGTCCGGAGAACGCGAGATGATCGCGGCTTACGTCTCGGCGGGCAACCAATGCGGCTACTGCTGCGAGAGCCACGCGGCGGCCGCTCGCGCCCACCTGGGCGACCAGGCGGGAATCGTCGACCAGGTGCTGGCGGAGGGAGTCTCCGCGCCCGTCTCGCCGAAGTTGAAGGCGCTGTTTGTCATCGCCGAGAAGGTGCGCCGCGACGGCAAACTGGTCATGGACCGGGACGTGGAACTGGCCAGGGCGGAAGGGGCGGACGACAAGGCGATCCACGACACCGTCCTGATCGCCGCCGCGTTCTGCATGTTCAACCGCTATGTCGAGGGTCTGGGGACCTCGGCGTCCCGCGATCCGGCCGACTACGTCGAGGGCGGCAAGCGACTGGCCGAGCAAGGCTACCACGCGCTCGACTACGCCCAGGTCAGGGGCGACTGGACGCGGCCGGCGTGA